In Alphaproteobacteria bacterium, one genomic interval encodes:
- a CDS encoding class I SAM-dependent methyltransferase: MTGFLDLDIVHDEASREAFVLALKLHINTGLGPSLRGVYEANAAPKLRKELGRPPKDRHEIRKAMVKEPVWQSWASLWSTSQEMMWDAIGEEVHRLDSDLRASAKPKAHAKGSLRVVPDFAAPRYVADVHIHGQPGGYDLNLSDDDVTAGAFCEGAGRIYARGQGVVAKGNKSIQHLFEDLRATYPALNPRRILDIGCNTGGSTLAAKAFFPDAEVHGIDIGPGLMRYAHARAEMQGVPVHFATQNGESTDYPDGYFDLIVSGTLLHEMSFKAMYNMCRECHRLLSPGGVMAHLEVALRHRDVDDLYFQSYRDWSTHYNAEPFWGTFHDMDVIDPMKKGGFRTKDVWEKYLPTPNGGRWWAMGAQKAA, encoded by the coding sequence ATGACCGGATTTTTGGACCTCGATATTGTTCACGACGAAGCTTCGCGGGAAGCCTTCGTCCTGGCGCTGAAGCTCCATATCAACACTGGGCTTGGGCCGTCGCTACGCGGCGTCTACGAAGCGAACGCGGCTCCAAAGCTGCGCAAAGAATTGGGCCGACCCCCCAAGGATCGCCACGAGATCCGCAAGGCGATGGTGAAGGAGCCGGTTTGGCAGTCCTGGGCATCGCTCTGGTCGACCTCTCAGGAAATGATGTGGGATGCCATTGGCGAGGAAGTCCACCGGCTCGACTCAGACCTCCGGGCATCGGCGAAGCCAAAAGCCCATGCGAAGGGGAGCCTTCGGGTCGTGCCGGATTTCGCCGCGCCAAGATATGTCGCCGACGTTCATATTCATGGCCAACCAGGCGGGTATGATCTGAACCTTTCCGACGACGACGTAACAGCCGGTGCCTTTTGCGAGGGCGCGGGCCGGATTTATGCGCGTGGGCAGGGCGTAGTCGCGAAGGGCAACAAGTCCATTCAGCACCTATTTGAAGACCTACGGGCGACCTATCCGGCTCTGAACCCCCGACGCATTCTCGATATCGGCTGCAACACCGGCGGCAGCACGCTAGCGGCGAAAGCGTTTTTTCCCGACGCTGAAGTCCATGGCATTGACATCGGCCCGGGGTTGATGCGCTACGCTCATGCACGCGCCGAAATGCAGGGCGTACCGGTCCACTTTGCGACTCAAAATGGTGAGAGCACCGACTATCCCGACGGTTATTTCGATTTGATCGTTTCCGGGACGTTGCTTCACGAGATGTCGTTCAAAGCGATGTACAACATGTGCCGCGAATGTCACCGCCTGTTGTCGCCGGGCGGCGTCATGGCGCATCTCGAAGTGGCGTTACGTCACCGCGACGTGGACGACCTGTATTTCCAGTCGTACCGGGACTGGAGCACCCACTACAACGCCGAACCGTTCTGGGGCACTTTTCACGACATGGACGTGATCGACCCGATGAAGAAAGGCGGTTTTCGCACTAAGGACGTTTGGGAAAAATACCTCCCGACGCCGAACGGCGGCCGGTGGTGGGCGATGGGTGCGCAGAAGGCAGCCTAG
- a CDS encoding ABC transporter ATP-binding protein, whose translation MADDVLDVRALTKRFGPLTAVDQVSFKVNKGEVLGFLGPNGAGKSTTMKMITGFLSPSEGTAVVQGYDVASDPIAVKSRIGYLPEGAPLYGDMTARALLNFVAEVRGLSKAERKRRIEEVIEQVHLEEVIFRPVETLSKGFKRRVGLAQAILHDPELLILDEPTDGLDPNQKHEVRTLLQKMAPTKAIVISTHILEEVDAVCTRALIIAHGKLLADGTPEELRAASTAPSTLSIRVPVAHAEQIRTKLRAISSVGFVEITGKVEGIAHVTAAPKGADDIFAAVTELMGRENVAPEHIMPVPGSLDDVFREITQRRVGH comes from the coding sequence ATGGCCGATGATGTTCTAGATGTTCGAGCGTTGACGAAGCGGTTCGGACCGCTCACGGCGGTCGACCAGGTGTCGTTCAAGGTGAACAAAGGCGAGGTTCTCGGCTTCCTAGGGCCTAACGGCGCCGGAAAATCGACGACGATGAAGATGATCACCGGATTCCTGTCGCCGTCCGAAGGCACCGCCGTCGTTCAGGGCTACGATGTCGCGTCAGACCCGATCGCCGTCAAGAGCCGGATCGGCTACTTGCCCGAGGGCGCGCCGCTCTACGGCGACATGACGGCGCGGGCGTTGTTGAACTTCGTGGCTGAAGTGCGCGGCCTATCGAAGGCGGAGCGAAAACGCCGGATCGAGGAGGTCATCGAGCAAGTCCACCTCGAAGAAGTTATCTTCCGACCGGTCGAGACGCTCTCCAAGGGTTTCAAACGGCGGGTCGGTCTGGCCCAAGCGATCCTGCACGATCCCGAACTGCTGATTCTGGACGAGCCGACCGACGGCCTCGATCCCAACCAAAAGCACGAAGTCCGGACGCTGCTGCAAAAAATGGCACCCACCAAGGCGATCGTCATTTCGACGCATATTCTGGAAGAGGTCGACGCAGTGTGCACGCGGGCATTGATCATTGCCCATGGTAAATTGCTGGCTGATGGGACACCCGAAGAACTGCGGGCCGCCTCAACCGCCCCGAGCACGCTATCTATTCGCGTACCGGTGGCCCACGCCGAACAAATCCGGACCAAGCTGCGCGCGATCTCTAGCGTCGGGTTCGTTGAGATCACGGGTAAGGTTGAGGGCATTGCGCATGTCACGGCGGCACCAAAGGGCGCCGATGACATCTTTGCCGCCGTGACCGAATTGATGGGCCGCGAGAACGTCGCGCCTGAGCACATCATGCCGGTCCCGGGTAGCTTGGACGATGTGTTTCGCGAGATCACCCAGCGAAGGGTGGGCCACTGA
- a CDS encoding transglutaminase-like cysteine peptidase, with the protein MWRTVLAVTLCAASIAGLPQRSVAAKDSFVAPVRMMIERWDATAQRHQGQDVACAALSGNACLPPRLRGYLEGLSGVPRREQVLLVNELVNAIPYAPDIETYGVRDYWATPTELMNNRAGDSEDFALAKYFMLRALGFRDEQLVLVVVHHTEIPEACFMQLHVTEEEDTLVLTHRQATVQSADRGLPSNALFRLGHDGVLRVKVATVASLGGVW; encoded by the coding sequence ATGTGGCGGACTGTTCTTGCAGTGACTCTATGTGCTGCATCGATCGCTGGACTTCCACAGCGGTCGGTCGCCGCCAAAGACTCATTCGTCGCACCGGTTCGCATGATGATCGAGCGTTGGGACGCAACTGCGCAACGCCATCAAGGGCAGGACGTTGCGTGTGCCGCTCTCAGTGGGAACGCTTGCTTGCCGCCGCGCTTACGAGGCTACCTTGAAGGACTGAGCGGTGTGCCGCGCCGCGAACAAGTTCTGCTGGTAAACGAATTGGTCAATGCCATTCCCTATGCGCCGGACATCGAGACATACGGTGTGCGGGACTATTGGGCGACGCCGACCGAACTGATGAACAATCGAGCCGGCGATAGTGAAGACTTCGCGTTGGCAAAGTACTTCATGCTCCGCGCCCTCGGGTTTAGGGACGAGCAACTGGTTCTAGTGGTGGTTCATCATACTGAGATCCCCGAAGCATGTTTCATGCAGCTTCACGTGACCGAGGAGGAGGATACCCTCGTTTTGACCCACCGGCAGGCTACAGTTCAATCTGCTGACCGCGGTTTGCCGTCGAACGCCCTGTTTCGACTCGGTCATGATGGCGTTTTGCGCGTGAAGGTTGCCACCGTGGCGTCGCTCGGGGGCGTTTGGTAA
- a CDS encoding VOC family protein, with protein MSDIVAPNGSPLSVAVLGTGDIDASLRLYRDMIGLDVVDWRTWSGPDLERHWQLPSGAQAEAVFLQAGASEVGRILLLDCAAPERKVVRAGKENWHYGLSNLNFYTADIHGAAKTFAAAGFEFWSEPKAHPMTPEVGTPIEVVFEGPDGVLINLVELATTDPKTRIGQMRAYVEKHGRTKTGFTPVVTTNHVLQSRERGKEFYEEVLSMRPLIDEELASPEARHFLRLGENRIWTLFMQGNHMFGKIATSTPIDFTPPNTTPRAVPPNLGYLAQTFVVADFSAAMAKCEALNVETFSPEMDIDLPGFGRRRTAVVRNPGSGALQELVAAA; from the coding sequence ATGTCGGATATCGTCGCGCCAAACGGCAGCCCACTCAGCGTCGCAGTCCTCGGGACCGGCGACATCGACGCTTCACTCCGACTCTACCGCGACATGATCGGACTAGATGTCGTGGACTGGCGCACTTGGTCCGGGCCGGATCTTGAACGCCACTGGCAACTCCCCTCCGGCGCGCAGGCCGAGGCCGTGTTCCTCCAAGCCGGTGCCTCGGAGGTCGGCCGCATCTTGCTCCTGGACTGCGCAGCGCCCGAAAGGAAAGTTGTGCGGGCCGGGAAAGAAAACTGGCATTACGGGCTATCCAACCTGAATTTCTACACCGCCGACATTCACGGCGCCGCGAAGACGTTTGCCGCGGCGGGGTTCGAGTTCTGGAGCGAACCGAAGGCGCACCCCATGACACCGGAGGTCGGCACGCCGATCGAAGTCGTTTTCGAGGGGCCCGACGGCGTCCTGATCAACCTGGTCGAGCTCGCGACGACCGACCCCAAAACCCGGATCGGTCAGATGCGCGCCTACGTCGAAAAACACGGACGCACCAAGACCGGTTTCACACCCGTCGTCACGACCAACCACGTTTTGCAGTCCCGCGAACGCGGTAAGGAATTCTACGAGGAGGTCCTGTCGATGCGGCCCTTGATCGACGAGGAACTCGCAAGCCCGGAAGCCCGGCACTTTCTGCGCCTGGGCGAGAACCGGATTTGGACCCTGTTCATGCAGGGCAACCACATGTTCGGCAAGATCGCGACCTCGACGCCGATCGATTTCACGCCACCCAACACGACGCCCCGCGCGGTGCCGCCTAACCTGGGCTATCTCGCTCAGACCTTCGTCGTGGCGGACTTCAGCGCGGCGATGGCCAAATGCGAGGCGCTGAACGTCGAGACGTTTTCGCCGGAGATGGATATCGACCTGCCGGGGTTCGGGCGTCGGCGCACCGCCGTCGTACGCAATCCGGGCTCCGGCGCGCTCCAGGAATTGGTGGCTGCGGCCTAG
- a CDS encoding Gldg family protein, whose amino-acid sequence MTQQPTNAGLKLDRNTMTVLSIVLAIVLFLAVNIISNSVFKSAQLDLTEDALFTVTDGTRDILASLNEPVTLKFYRSEQVQQIPALAAYATRVEEVLDRYAGLADGKIKLEKFVPEQFSVEEDQAVGFGIQGVPISSAGEVMYFGLAGTNSTDDEDIIPFFTPSREAFLEYDISKLVFNLSKPGKTVVAMISSLPIAADQARRFAPWVAYEQAQQFFDIRIIGGNIKRISDDTDMVLLIQPTNLSPTTQYAIDQFVMRGGKALIFADPHVEVNPPPQTQPGQPYTPPTGHALGALLDAWGIEADPDGVVGDRIAAQRVAALSGGRRVVTEYLPWLSLGPISINRDDVVTQDLERINLIAAGRVGVKEGAGLSMTPLLFSSEQSQVLDIEAIRPNPNPIQILTDFKASGEVMTIAGRFTGPAQSAFPDGPPDREDDRNATGPDPELVAEHRSKSDGSINAIVVADADMLADQIWMQGGGGNQAVPVAQNGDLFVNMLENLAGSASLIGLRGRGLSARPFTLVDEIRRDAELQFRSKERELLQNIETTQARIAELQRTDEGQFILSADQQKAISDLRRDIVRSRADLREVQHALQQDIDDLDATLKVVNIGAIPLLIALVAIVLFFLRRQRFGRRIRSTRGELAVTGGRAS is encoded by the coding sequence ATGACCCAACAACCCACCAACGCCGGTCTGAAGCTCGACCGCAACACGATGACGGTCCTGTCGATCGTCTTGGCGATCGTATTGTTCCTGGCGGTCAATATCATTTCGAACAGCGTCTTCAAGAGCGCCCAACTCGACCTTACCGAAGACGCGCTTTTTACCGTAACCGACGGGACCCGCGATATCCTGGCGTCGTTGAACGAACCGGTTACGTTGAAGTTCTATCGTTCCGAACAGGTGCAGCAAATCCCTGCGTTGGCGGCCTATGCCACCCGTGTTGAAGAGGTGCTCGACCGTTATGCGGGCTTGGCCGACGGCAAGATCAAACTCGAAAAGTTCGTCCCTGAGCAGTTCTCCGTCGAAGAGGACCAGGCGGTCGGTTTCGGCATCCAAGGGGTGCCGATCAGTAGTGCTGGCGAGGTCATGTATTTCGGCCTCGCGGGAACCAACTCGACCGACGACGAAGACATTATTCCGTTCTTCACGCCGAGCCGCGAAGCGTTTTTGGAATACGACATTTCCAAGCTTGTGTTTAACCTGTCCAAACCCGGCAAGACGGTCGTCGCGATGATTTCATCGCTGCCCATCGCGGCCGATCAGGCCCGTCGTTTCGCCCCCTGGGTGGCCTACGAGCAAGCGCAGCAGTTCTTCGATATCCGGATCATCGGCGGGAACATCAAGAGGATCAGTGACGATACAGACATGGTCCTGTTGATTCAGCCGACCAACCTGAGCCCGACAACTCAATACGCGATTGATCAATTCGTGATGCGCGGCGGCAAGGCGTTGATTTTTGCGGACCCCCATGTCGAAGTGAATCCACCGCCGCAGACCCAACCGGGTCAACCCTATACGCCGCCGACCGGCCATGCGTTGGGGGCGCTTCTGGATGCGTGGGGTATTGAGGCCGATCCGGACGGCGTCGTCGGCGATCGCATTGCAGCACAGCGTGTTGCCGCCCTGTCTGGCGGTCGCCGCGTCGTCACCGAATATCTCCCGTGGCTGTCGTTGGGGCCGATCAGCATCAACCGCGACGATGTCGTCACCCAAGATCTGGAGCGGATCAATCTCATCGCTGCGGGTAGAGTCGGGGTGAAGGAAGGCGCGGGCCTATCGATGACACCGCTGCTGTTCTCAAGCGAACAATCGCAGGTCCTCGATATCGAGGCGATCCGGCCCAATCCCAACCCAATTCAAATCCTGACCGATTTCAAGGCCTCGGGCGAGGTGATGACCATCGCCGGACGGTTCACCGGCCCGGCCCAATCGGCGTTCCCCGACGGGCCCCCGGACCGCGAGGACGACCGCAATGCGACCGGACCCGATCCCGAACTGGTTGCCGAGCATCGCTCAAAGTCGGACGGATCGATCAACGCCATCGTGGTTGCCGACGCCGACATGCTCGCGGATCAGATTTGGATGCAAGGTGGCGGGGGCAATCAGGCGGTACCGGTAGCGCAGAACGGCGACCTGTTCGTCAACATGCTTGAGAACCTCGCGGGATCTGCAAGCCTAATCGGCCTCCGGGGTCGTGGCCTTTCCGCGCGTCCCTTTACGCTGGTTGATGAAATTCGCCGCGACGCGGAACTTCAGTTTCGGTCCAAGGAACGCGAACTGCTCCAGAATATCGAAACGACGCAGGCGCGGATTGCCGAGCTCCAGCGGACCGACGAAGGCCAGTTCATTTTGTCGGCCGACCAGCAAAAGGCGATTAGCGACCTCCGCCGCGATATCGTCCGTTCGCGCGCCGACTTGCGGGAAGTGCAACACGCGTTGCAACAGGATATCGACGATCTCGACGCCACGTTGAAGGTCGTCAATATCGGTGCCATCCCGTTGTTGATCGCTTTAGTTGCCATTGTGTTGTTCTTCTTGCGACGTCAGCGGTTCGGTCGGCGCATTCGCAGTACGCGCGGCGAACTCGCAGTGACGGGGGGGCGCGCATCGTGA
- a CDS encoding ureidoglycolate lyase — protein sequence MRDLVAEPLDPAAFEVYGQVLVDPGPTNRTDYAARLTNSRPELPVNLGVVRAMPPAKLPIRVAKMERHPLSSQAFLPLDCDRYLVIVALPQGASGPPDLDTLRAFVVPGNAGINYNAGTWHFPLTSLDRPATFGLLMYMDGGPGDEDWHALDEAVTLHIPAAAA from the coding sequence ATGCGTGACCTCGTTGCTGAACCCCTCGATCCGGCGGCGTTCGAAGTCTACGGCCAAGTTCTGGTCGATCCCGGGCCGACCAACCGAACCGATTACGCGGCGCGCTTGACCAACAGCCGCCCGGAACTGCCGGTGAATCTTGGCGTGGTGCGGGCAATGCCGCCTGCAAAGCTGCCAATCCGAGTTGCCAAGATGGAGCGGCATCCGCTGTCGTCCCAGGCGTTTCTGCCGCTCGATTGCGACCGCTACCTCGTTATTGTGGCGCTGCCTCAGGGCGCTAGCGGCCCGCCGGATCTCGATACGCTACGGGCCTTCGTTGTCCCAGGGAACGCGGGCATCAACTACAACGCAGGAACTTGGCACTTTCCGCTTACCAGCCTGGACCGGCCCGCGACCTTCGGTCTTCTCATGTATATGGATGGCGGGCCAGGGGACGAGGATTGGCACGCGCTGGACGAAGCCGTCACCCTGCACATCCCTGCCGCTGCCGCCTAG
- a CDS encoding helix-turn-helix domain-containing protein, with product MGDDSDEATGTDHAGWRARVLQVPAKETLFLEGDSARLLYEVVSGVGKIYKMLPDGRSIITGFAYPGSLLGIARSGFYFYNVDAVTDLNLNAYSKVAIEARLREDPDYLRHLFEETNDELAQAQERIVLLGQQTPVEKVAAFLQRVRVWQREDRQIHLPMTRHDIADYLGLTTETVSRTLTQFRDQNIVRSINQHDIEILDLPKLTGLTAT from the coding sequence ATGGGGGACGACAGCGACGAGGCCACAGGGACCGATCATGCCGGGTGGCGCGCACGCGTCCTCCAAGTACCCGCCAAAGAGACTCTTTTTCTCGAGGGCGACTCCGCGCGGCTCCTCTACGAGGTCGTGTCGGGCGTAGGAAAAATCTACAAAATGCTGCCCGATGGGCGATCCATTATTACCGGATTTGCCTATCCTGGGAGTTTGCTCGGTATCGCTCGCTCAGGCTTCTATTTCTACAATGTCGACGCCGTCACCGACCTGAACTTAAATGCCTACTCCAAGGTCGCGATCGAAGCTCGTCTTAGGGAAGATCCCGACTACCTGCGGCATCTTTTTGAGGAGACGAACGACGAGCTCGCACAGGCGCAGGAACGCATCGTGCTCCTGGGTCAGCAAACACCCGTTGAAAAGGTGGCGGCATTTCTTCAGCGTGTCCGAGTTTGGCAACGTGAGGACCGGCAGATTCACCTGCCCATGACCCGGCACGACATCGCCGACTATCTTGGCCTCACCACGGAGACGGTGAGCCGGACGCTCACCCAATTCCGCGATCAGAACATCGTTCGCTCGATCAACCAGCACGACATCGAAATACTCGACTTGCCCAAACTAACCGGGCTAACGGCAACCTAG
- a CDS encoding ABC transporter permease: protein MRNTLVVTKRELGAYFSTPVAYVFLVIFLAAIGAFTFYLGSFFSRSQSDLQPFFTFHPWLYLFLIPAIGMRLWAEERKAGTIELLLTLPISTFQVVAGKFLAAWLFTLLALALTFPIWITVNILGNPDNGVVVASYLGSWLMAGAFLSLVSCLSALTKNQIIAFVVGAAVSFLFLMAGLDIVLGAFRSWAPDWIVDVIASLSFLTNFQQISKGVIDLREIVFFVSMIGVFLFANTAIVDLKKSA, encoded by the coding sequence ATGCGTAACACGCTGGTGGTGACCAAACGCGAACTTGGGGCGTACTTTTCGACGCCGGTGGCGTATGTGTTTCTGGTAATTTTCTTGGCGGCGATCGGGGCCTTCACTTTTTACCTCGGATCGTTTTTCTCGCGATCACAATCGGATCTGCAGCCGTTTTTCACCTTCCACCCCTGGCTCTACCTGTTCCTCATTCCCGCGATCGGGATGCGGCTTTGGGCCGAGGAACGTAAGGCAGGGACGATTGAGTTGCTGCTGACCCTGCCGATCTCGACGTTCCAGGTGGTTGCGGGCAAATTCTTGGCGGCTTGGCTGTTCACGCTGCTGGCACTGGCGCTGACTTTTCCGATTTGGATCACCGTCAATATCCTGGGCAATCCCGACAATGGTGTCGTTGTGGCGAGTTACCTTGGGTCGTGGTTGATGGCGGGAGCATTCCTGTCGCTGGTCTCGTGTTTGTCGGCGTTGACGAAGAACCAGATCATTGCCTTCGTCGTTGGCGCTGCGGTGAGTTTCCTCTTCCTGATGGCGGGCCTGGATATCGTGCTCGGGGCGTTCCGGTCGTGGGCGCCCGATTGGATTGTCGACGTCATTGCCTCGTTGAGTTTCTTGACCAACTTCCAACAAATCTCCAAGGGCGTGATCGACCTGCGCGAGATTGTGTTCTTCGTTTCGATGATCGGCGTTTTTCTGTTTGCGAATACCGCGATCGTCGATCTTAAGAAGTCGGCCTAG